In Aquimarina spinulae, a single window of DNA contains:
- a CDS encoding antibiotic biosynthesis monooxygenase family protein, which yields MILEQAILYIKPGESEAFEKAFKEAQKIISTMKGYIRHDVLKCIEEDDKYILLVEWKTIEDHETGFRTSEEYQQWKKLLHHFYDPFPVVQHYESILS from the coding sequence ATGATTTTAGAGCAAGCAATTTTATATATAAAACCTGGAGAATCAGAAGCTTTTGAGAAAGCTTTTAAAGAAGCTCAAAAAATCATTTCTACTATGAAAGGATATATTAGGCATGATGTATTGAAATGCATAGAAGAAGATGATAAATATATATTGTTGGTAGAGTGGAAAACGATTGAGGATCATGAAACAGGTTTCAGAACATCTGAAGAGTACCAACAATGGAAAAAATTATTACATCATTTTTATGACCCTTTTCCTGTAGTGCAACATTATGAATCTATATTGTCCTGA
- a CDS encoding 5'-nucleotidase C-terminal domain-containing protein, whose translation MNTKFYKLLLGLFGLISIYSCKQQSVSVNKISAIQQKIDSTIVTDKAIDSFIAPFRDHLNKTLDATLCIAAVDFTKHDKKLESKLGNLIADISLHQVEPIFKKRYNKEIDFVLLNHGGLRAPILKGPVTARTAFEVMPFENELVVTELSYKKVQELVSYLTEKQRAHPVSNLQLSIVKQSREVQKLVINGEPLQKGKTYLVLTTDYLQQGGDSMNFFKDPIQLYKTDYKFRNALIDYFKSIDTLKVQLDKRMRYAE comes from the coding sequence ATGAATACTAAGTTTTATAAGCTCTTATTAGGCCTTTTTGGTTTGATAAGTATTTATTCCTGTAAGCAACAATCGGTTTCTGTAAATAAGATCTCAGCAATTCAACAAAAAATTGATTCCACAATTGTCACAGATAAAGCTATAGATTCATTTATTGCACCTTTCCGAGATCATTTAAATAAAACTTTGGATGCTACACTGTGTATTGCTGCAGTAGATTTTACTAAACACGATAAAAAATTAGAAAGCAAATTAGGTAACCTTATAGCAGATATTTCTTTACATCAGGTAGAACCGATTTTTAAAAAGAGATATAATAAAGAAATTGATTTTGTATTATTAAATCATGGGGGTCTGCGGGCACCAATTCTTAAAGGGCCAGTAACTGCCAGAACAGCCTTTGAAGTGATGCCTTTTGAAAATGAATTGGTAGTAACAGAATTATCCTATAAAAAAGTACAGGAACTAGTTTCTTATTTGACCGAAAAACAACGAGCACACCCTGTTTCTAATTTACAACTCAGTATTGTAAAACAATCAAGAGAAGTACAAAAATTAGTTATTAATGGAGAACCATTACAAAAAGGTAAAACCTATTTAGTACTTACTACAGATTATTTGCAACAAGGAGGAGATAGTATGAATTTCTTTAAAGACCCTATACAATTATATAAAACAGATTATAAATTCAGAAATGCACTAATCGATTATTTTAAATCAATAGACACCTTAAAAGTACAACTCGATAAAAGAATGAGATATGCAGAATAG
- a CDS encoding bifunctional metallophosphatase/5'-nucleotidase → MQNRRRFIQQIASATALASLGGGSLVSCVKPKSKKITVLHTNDVHSQIDPLPNNHYKYPGLGGFARRASIIEKVRKENPNTILLDAGDIFQGTPYFNYYGGEIEFKLMSKLNYDLATIGNHDFDNGINGLLNQLPNATFDFVSANYDFKNTVLDGLVKPYKILIRDGIKIGVFGLGVELEGLVNKSLYKETQYLDPIEIAQDITRILKEEKQCDLVICLSHIGYEYKNAQDKVSDLHLAKKTKDIDLVIGGHTHTLLPKPVIVDNVIGEKVLINQCGKSGVYMGQIDFYFDTNGNKTAEGRSIEV, encoded by the coding sequence ATGCAGAATAGGAGAAGATTTATACAGCAAATAGCATCGGCAACAGCTTTAGCGAGTTTAGGAGGAGGAAGCTTAGTGTCCTGTGTTAAACCAAAATCAAAAAAGATAACAGTGCTACATACCAACGATGTACATAGCCAGATTGACCCTCTACCAAATAATCATTATAAATACCCGGGATTAGGAGGATTTGCCAGAAGAGCATCGATTATAGAAAAAGTACGAAAAGAAAATCCGAATACTATTTTGTTAGATGCAGGGGATATCTTTCAGGGTACTCCATATTTTAATTATTATGGTGGGGAAATTGAATTTAAACTAATGTCAAAACTAAACTATGACCTTGCTACTATTGGAAATCATGATTTTGATAACGGAATAAATGGATTATTGAACCAATTGCCTAATGCAACTTTTGATTTTGTATCTGCCAACTATGATTTTAAAAATACGGTGCTAGATGGTTTAGTAAAACCATATAAAATATTAATTAGAGATGGGATTAAAATTGGAGTCTTTGGTTTAGGAGTGGAACTGGAAGGTTTAGTGAATAAAAGTTTATATAAAGAAACGCAATATCTCGACCCTATTGAGATTGCTCAAGATATCACCAGAATATTAAAAGAAGAGAAACAATGTGATCTTGTTATTTGTCTTTCTCATATTGGGTATGAGTATAAAAATGCTCAAGATAAAGTTTCTGATCTTCACCTAGCCAAAAAAACAAAAGATATCGACCTGGTTATAGGTGGTCATACACATACATTATTACCGAAACCAGTAATTGTAGATAATGTAATAGGAGAAAAAGTACTCATTAACCAATGTGGTAAAAGTGGGGTATATATGGGGCAAATTGATTTTTATTTTGACACCAACGGGAATAAAACAGCAGAAGGAAGATCAATAGAGGTTTAA